The region AAGGATGATCAGAGACCCCTGTTGTTTGGTAGGGAAGAAGAAAACCATTCTAAAGGCTCTGAGAAATAAGATTATATTAGCACCCAAAGCACTGACATTTTTTAATATCTTGTAGGTGAGATAATTAATGTTATTGAGCAACTGCAGTGTACTGGATTCTACGAGGGATGCTTTATGTATGttttactcatttaatcctcatgcaACAAGAAGGTGTTATCTTTGTATCCCAGATGCGGAATTAAGGTTCATGGAGGTTATGTGATTTGCCTAAAGTCATATAGCTTGTAAGGGACTATTCAGACTGGAACCCCATTATGCTACCTCAAAGATATATAATGACATTGGATCTGGATATAGCCTGTTTTTCTGAGAAACTCAAAtttaatgcattattttaaaaatttcaaaatatttattctttaaaaattgttgtgCTTGACTCAGTagcaaaatacagatttttttttcaaattttgagtTATTCAGAGCCTTTCCTTATTCTAATACAGATGCCATTATGTCAAGTGTTGTGAGACTGTTTGATTCAAAGGTGTGTTGTCTGTTATAGATAATCTCAGCAAGTGCTGCTGTATCTCACTTGCTAGGCAATACGTGTACAATAGCTAACCATTGCATCAAGTGTAAATGAGGCTGTGGAATTAGATTTTGCCCAGggaatagtaataatagtaacttCCATTTATGGTAATATAAATTACTTATCATTTTTACAACCCtgagttatttctttctttcttttttttttttttttttgagacggagtctcactctgtcacccaggctggagtgcagtggagcgatctcggctcactgcaagctccgcctcctgggttcacgccattctcctgccttagccttccgagtagctgggactatgagcgccggccaccatgcccggctaattttttgtgtttttagtagagacggggtttgaccgtgttagccaggacggtcttgatctcctgacctcgtgatcagcccacctcggcctcccaaagtgctgggattacaggcgtgagccactgcgcccggccaaccctGAGTTATTTCTGTTGCTCAAAtaatacagatgaagaaactgaaattcagaCTGTAAGTGGCTCATATAAGTAAAAGTGGTGAGGCTTGGTCAGGTCTATCTAGCttcaaagttgttttttgtttgttttttccccttcatGAGTTACAAGGTTTCTAATAAAAGGATTTTGTTAGGTTAGTGATTTTGTTAACCAGCTTGACTTATTTGAAGGACTTTaggttttattttgatttgggCAACTTTTAGTTTTTGATAAAATGCATAATTGGTACTTTAGAGATTTATAGCTATTGCAGGAAATGGAATTGTTTTACGTCATTCTTAGTTTGCTAGGTTTGCTgcaaggatcatttgagcctccCTCATTTAACTCTTACTAAACTGTTATATTTGAGGCTATTAATAGAAGTACCCAAGACATTTGAAATTTGGTTATATTGGCAGTGTTAgcaatttttttggtttgtttgtttgttttttacctcTAGGGATATTGTGCTAACTATCTGTGTGTAGCTTATCTTTAGTGCTGAGTTTCTCAAtcttggcactattgacattttgagaCAAATAATTCTTTGTTCTGGGGCCTGCCCTATGCATTGTAGGAttaatgtttagcagcatccttggcctctgctcactccttctcccctccccagttgtgacaaaCATGTtgttcagacattgccaaatgttccagGGGGGCAGGAATAAACCTCCTCGGGTTGAGAACCTTTATGTAGTAAAATTTCACCATTCAAATGTTCCATGAGAGAATCTAAATTAAAGATTAGAAAGTAAGTAACCACTTCATGGGGGAAGAGTTCCTTAGCTTCTGGACCACTCCCACCCCCATGGCACCTTGTGCTTTTCCCTGTCAGAGCACTCCACATACATATTATAAAGGTGTCTGTCTATTGTCCTCCCGGAGGATTGGGACTATATAATCATTGTATCCCTTGTGTCTagcaagtactcaataaattatatatttttgaatgaataactgGCTAAGTGTTTTCTGTGTTGATGTTCTAATTGTGACAATTTTTTACAGCTATAGAATGTGCTGTCCATATACAAGAAGAGCTTCAAAATCCAGCCGTCCTATGTATGGAGCTGTCACTTCTTTTTTACACTCCCTGATCATTCAGAATGAACCACGATTTGCTATGTTTGGACCAGGTTTGGAAGAATTGAATACCTCTTTGGTGTTGAGCTTGATGTCTTCAGAGGAACTTTGCCCAACAGCTGGTTTGCCTCAGAGGCAGATTGATGGTAATTTTCATGTTAATCTACAGTTAATTCAAACACTTTGAGCTTGACATTcttgttaaaaagaaagaaattcattttaaattaattatttgctataacaaaatacagtACTTTGGTTGTTGGGAGTCCTACCAGGTTCCACTGAACTGACAGAATTAATTTACTTACTATAAGAAAGCTTCCTCTTAATTCCTCAAATTTGTACAATCCAGCCTTTAAgattatgtgaaaataaattatttgttgtcAAGATGTTGCATTTGTACAGTGGGATATCATATTTATCATGtttgaaaaagcagaaaaaattgaGCATCTGTGTGGAGAGTATTTTGATATGTATTAGAATTCAAAAGAGTTAAATCATCACCTTCCCctctttctattaaaaaaaaaacaacgcaTAAATATTTGGCAAGGCAggataaatagtaaatataagtaataataaaatttagcctttgctttacttatttattgagagcCAGCCCCTATTAGTGAGATGATAGGGATGCAGAGATTTAGAACAATGTCTCTGTCTGCCTTCAAGATAGGTGTAGGTGAAGACATAGACAAGTGTACAGATAACTAGAATATGATGTATTTAGTTCCTGGGTAGTAAGGTGAGGGTCAAAGAACGCTCCATATTGATGATGTCTTATATGAGTCACTAGGGTGAGTAGTTGTAGGCCATCACAAAAAGACAGTAAAGGTGTTCCAGGCAGCGAgaactacatttcttttttctttttctttctttctttcttttttttgagattgagtctcgctcagtcacccaggctggagtgcagtggcacgatctcggctcactgccagctccacctcccgggttcacgccattctcccgagtagctgggactacaggcacccaccactacgcctggctaatttttttggtatttttagtagagacggggtttcaccgtgttagccaggatggtctcgatctcctgacctcgtgatctgcccgtctcagcctcccaaagtgctgggattacaggtgtgagccaccgcttccgGCGGAGAACTACATTTCGAAAAGCACAAAGCTCTGGATGTAGAGGACACATTTGAAGTATCACTGTGTATCTAGAAAGAGCGGAGCTATGTGAAAAGACACATATGTACCATGCTTAAGCATTTGGGAGCTGCTGGAGGATTTTAAGTAGAGGATTGAGATGATCAAGGTTGCATGTTAGAAAGATTACTCAGGCTCTTGAGTGAAGAATTGATTAGAAGGGGCTAAAGATATGGAGCCCCATTAAGAAGCCACTGTAATGTTATGATTAAAATATGAAGAGGATCTGAACTCTCAGTCACTGTTAGTGAAGACGAGAGAAGAGAATGAATAGTAAGGATATAAAATTGACAGAATAAATGTTTTAGCAGTAATAAGGATGGCTCCAGGTTTCTGACTTGAGTTTTGTGTTGGATGATAGAGGATTCACTAGGGTAATAAATCACTGGAGAAGTAAGAAAAATTTGGAAGGGGCAGGTAACAGTACGATCTGTATAGGGAGAATGGCAGCTATTCTTTGGAATATGTTGACTTTGATAACTCCATGGAAGATCCAAGTAGAGATACCTACTATAAGCAAATCTGCTAGAATGGAAGCTCCATGAAGGTAAGAATCTTGTCCACTTTATTTTTAGCTATATCTGTGGTGCCAGGCACATAACAGGCACTTTCTGTATATTTGGTGAATGAGGGAATGACTTTATGGATTACTCTATGCATCCAGCTCTCAAGAGCAAGATCTGGGCTAGAAAATCGAGATTTGGGAGTCATATGGAGTCCATATGGACTTGGAAGTTTTTGAGGATGGAGAGGAATATTGGAGACAGGTGCTGAAATGTTCAGTTTATGTTTGGGGGAAGTGACTATTAAATGGAGATTCATAAGTAATAacgacaaagaaggaaagaatgctaCAGCTGAATGATGTGTTTCTCAAGTAGAAGGATTTTTTTCAGAGGGTTGGTGAGTAATGGTTTAGATATGGCATTGGGAGTTAAGAGAACACGAATCCCACCTCTTTACCTTGAGTTTTGAGAAAATAAGCATCTTTGCTACTTGGGAGTTCACTGCAGGAGAAACCTCACCTAGGGGTAGGCCAATTTCAAGTACGGCTATTAGGTCAAAGGAACACCTAAAGAAGAGGTTGAGGAAATGGGGAAGTTTGATGGTTATAAAATgtcaattccattttccagagAGCAGCTGAAGTGATtgttttaaaattccaatttatGCCTCACACTCAGCAAGATGAGAGAATATGGGGTTACATAATTGGCAAAGAAGGGCAGAACAGTATGGCGACTATATTGGCCTGAAGTTAGACGTATTGCGAGGATAATCTCTGGGAGTGCAGGTGATGAAAACAAAGATCAGAAACATGGTAGTTTGATTCTGTGGTCTCTGTGAAACGTGCACCAGACCTGGTGGCTGGAGGACTAGGATCACGTGGCCTGGCATGGTTGCAGTCCTAGTACTTAAGAGCCCTGTATGTGTGTTGCCTAGAATGATGACATGAGATGGTATGGCATAgcttatttaaacaaataaattagttATAATGCAGGAATTAAGAGTATGAAAGGCTGGAGTTCTCTCTAATGAGGTTAGTAGGGGCCAGAtattatggttttatttcttcatctgaaGGGCAATGGCTTTGTAGAGAAGACACTTAATTAGATACCattattaaaaaattcttccaaCTGATGTCAGAGGAAAGGATAATAGGAGGCAAGAAGATATAGGAGACTGGTTAGAAGTGATTGCAGAGGCCCGGGTGAGTGATGATGACAATGTGAACTAAAGTGTGGTCATGGGGATGCAGAGAACTGAACAGATCTAGAAGAACATTTATATAACAGGATGAAGCAGAGCCATGGAAGCCCAGAAGGGTCTTTTGAGGAGGCAAAAGCAGAACCAGCCACTTAGTGTTAACACAGCCCAAGAAGGGAAGAGGTTAAGAAAGAAGGACAAATAACAGTGACTAATGATTCAGATACAAAGCAGTAAGAAGCTAATATTTAGCACTTGTGGTTTACTAGTCACCCTACTAGGAGTTTTAcatatatgatctcatttaatcttcccattAAACCTAAGAAGAATGTATTAGTTCAACTTCTTTTTGGTGTCAAACTGAAGGATACAAATACATGGCTATAAGTGAGAAATTCAGAATTATAATCCAACTCTGTCAAATTCTAAATTTCAGTATCTTCAGTATTTTCTCAATTTACCAATGTTCTGTTGGCAACTCctcattaatttattattattttttgagacaaggtctctgttacccaggctggagtacagtggcatgatcatggctcactgcagccttgaactccctggctcaagtgatcctccttgaGTACCTGGAGGTACTCAAGTACCTGGGAAACAGGCAtgggcctcccaagtacctgggaaaCTCAGGTACCTGGGAAACAGGCATgggccgccatgcctggctaattgttttgtattttttgtagagatgaggttctcactatgttgtctaggttggtcttgaactcttagcctcaagtgattcttccaccttagcctcccaaattgttgggttacagatgtgagccactgtgcctggccccccatcaatttaaaaacagcttttcaGAGGGGGAGAAAGACACTTAATTGAATGTATACATTGATTATTAGACtaatgagaaacaaaaatgtgaaaatgagtCTTAGTCTTGAGGATAAATAGTAGTAGCTGTGATTATGCAGCTGCTACTGATAAGATGATAAAGCTGATGATAGTGACGATGATATAAGGACTGTTATAAGccttgcagtttttttctttctttgtatttttattgccaTGTGAATGAAAGTTACATATGGTATCCTTTCttcaatgtatacattttattttatttcaactctATGTATAAGTTgttatagaatttttttctttgctctttttgccttCACTGGGTAATTTTCAATGTGatcttttgctatttttattaatgatttgttttggtaactgtgattttctttcttaggTATTGGATCAGGAGTCAATTTTCAGTTGAACAACCAACATAAATTCAACATTCTAATCTTATATTCAACTACCAGGTAAGGCTACGTACTTGGTGGCTTAACTGAAACATCAGAACTAAAACATTTCAGGTGAGTGGAGCCTGTTTAGTGTCTTTTTATATTctatctttacaattttttttctagaaaggaAAGAGATAGAGCAAGGGAAGAGCATACAAGTGCAGTTAACAAGATGTTCAGTCGACAGAATGAAGGTGATGATCAACAAGGAAGCCGGTACAGTGTGATTCCACAGATTCAAAAAGTGTGTGAAGTTGTAGATGGGTTCATCTATGTTGCAAATGCTGAAGCTCATAAAAGTAAGTACtcatatgtacatttttaagcACATTGTACTTttcaaagcaaatggaaaataccTTTTTAGACTTTACTGTGGCTTCTTAAGAATATGATGGCTTATTTTATCAATGTGATTTTCTGACCCTTACTATTAATAGTGTGTTCTCACACTGTGGTGTGTATTaggatcacctggggagcttgttaAACATGTTAACAAGCTGATTCCTACCCTGGTGGATTTTATTCCTAAATTTGGGTTGTGTGAATCAGATTTGGGCATCTGTTTTTTCCAATCACCCAGGGAATTCTGATGCATTCCAAAGTTTGGTACTAGAGCTATACAATATTTTTTTGCTTTATGCGTCTGCATTTTTTTGATACTGACATTTTGTCTGCTTCTGgttttattcaaataatttatgcaaataactatgaAAAATTTTACCTTTGTTTTATCCAAATAGTAGAGAGAAGTGATGGTAGGGTGTTAAGTAGATTAGTTGAGAACACTGTTCATATATTCTGAATAATTGCCATTCAGAATGCTATTTTTGTGTGAAATCAAAATATCATTGGGCCATGAGCTAGTATTATAATATCTTTCCCAAATCCTTTGTGAACAAGGTAGAATATAGAtacataatatattgtatatatattatagttcTCTAATACACTGGTTTGAATTTCTATTGAATTATTTTCCCTGTGATCTGTTAGGCATGAAAGCAGTTGCAATTACTTTCTGTTATTACAGGGctatctataaaaagaaaacttagaagcaaaataaaagataaattcatttaacaaatagttTTTTAATTCCTACAGGCATGTTGCAGTTACAATTGGGAACTAAAACAGATGTAGCCCCTACTTTTATCTAGTTTTCCAATCTGCTCCTATAAAACaagcacacaaaaaataaattaaaaaaattacaagacacaAAGGGACTATACTCACTTATCAGCTTTTTCCCACTGGCCTCTACTAGGTGCTCATGTAAAAGGTTAGTGGTAGCAGGAGACCTATGAGTGCCCTCCTTGGTGGTACAGGCATGCATGTGATGACCAGCTGGTGCTTGAAGACAGGTATATCCTCCTGCTTTCTATATCCTTTTCTCAATGAAGCCAAAGCTGTTTTCCACAGACAAAAGTTGACTGCTGCTGTCTCAAGGGAGATAGAAACAAAAGCTGTCTTAGGGGAGGAGCAGGAATTCCACGTGTACCAAGGATCTTGTACTGATACAAATTAAATGTTTGCTGACTCTGGAGTAGAGGCAGGAAATTTGCAGTGGAGACCTTTCTACCAATACAGGGCAGAATTCAGCAGTCATGCTGGAACACTGAGAAAGCCCGCAGCACTGAGGCTCTGGTGCACAGGGCCTACCtaaggcctgaggctgggataagaaaactgagaagtCTCCATGTCCCTACCAATTAAGGAGCAGCAGCGGACTACTGCAGGGATGGGGGAAGGGTGTGGAGAGGCTCTCCCTGCCTCTTCCCCATAACCCCCATGGCACAGTTAaaaagataggctgaaagctgaGAACAAGTATAAACTCTGAGAAAGAAACTCTGGTACGCCAGTGCTCTTACTGAGAACAAGATAGGCAGCAGCATGCTGCTGGAagaatttaaagtctgtgtgttacAAAGTTAACTATAGCAATAAAAGCCAAATCCAGCTCAACTACAGACTAGTTTGATTCAGCCTACTGCATTAATACCCTAACCAAAGTATGATGCCTGTTTTTAGGAGTAAATCCTTTTTACCTTAGTCTTTACTGCTCTTCTACATAAAACACTTAACATTAAATCTAAAAATTATGAGACACTCACATAATCAAAATGAAATGATCCATCGTCATGAGATAAGGCAGTCAGCTGAACTGGACCAGAGATGGTCAGCATGTTGGTATTCTCAGAAAGGGACATTCAAATAACTGATTAAGATAtctaggtcaggtgcagtggctctgggaggccaaggcaggcagattgcttgagcccaggagttcgagaccagcctgggcaacatggcgaaatatCGCctctaccaagaatacaaaaaattagccaggcatggtggcacgtgcctgtagtcccaactacttgggaggctgaggcgggagaatcgcttgagcctgggaggcagaggttacgtgagctgaaatcacaccactgcactccagcctgggtgacagagtgagaccccgtccccCACCCACAAAAAaatgagagattgagagagacctAGTGGAAAAGGTGGACAATATGTGTGAACAGATAGATTTTTCAGCAGAGAAAAGGAAGctgttttgaaaaagtaaaacaagaatGCTAGATATGAAAATATGACAACAGATGAATAGTTCCTTCAGTGGGCATATTAGCAAAGGAAAGAATCATTGAAAGTGAAGATAAGTCATTCAGAATTATccaaattaaaacacaaagagaaaaaaaagtaagagcaAGGAACAGAGTGAGAGTTGGGGGAATCTATCCAGTGATCTAACTCAGGGGTCAGGAAactttcttaaagggaaaaaatagtaaatattgtagGCTTATGAaccatacagttttttttttttacaatcacTTAGCTCTGCTATTACAGTACAAAAGCAGCAGAGACAATACGTAAATGAATGGACAGActgttttccaataaaaatttatttagaaaaattgacCCACAGAATGTAGTAGGCTGACCCCTGATATAACTTATCTCTAATTGGAGTCCCAAAAcatgaagggagagagaaaaggggaaaatgaaTTTTTGAACAGATAATGGCCAGAATTATCTCAAAATTATGGAAAGACAACAAACCACAGATTGAAGATGCTCAGAGAATGCCAAgcataaatacaaagaaaaat is a window of Pongo pygmaeus isolate AG05252 chromosome 4, NHGRI_mPonPyg2-v2.0_pri, whole genome shotgun sequence DNA encoding:
- the FBXO4 gene encoding F-box only protein 4 isoform X7, producing the protein MAGSEPRSGTSSPPPPFSDWGRLEAAILSGWKTFWQSVSKERVARTTSREEVDEAASTLTRLPIDVQLYILSFLSPHDLCQLGSTNHYWNETVRDPILWRYFLLRDLPSWSSVDWKSLPDLEILKKPISEVTDGAFFDYMAVYRMCCPYTRRASKSSRPMYGAVTSFLHSLIIQNEPRFAMFGPGLEELNTSLVLSLMSSEELCPTAGLPQRQIDGIGSGVNFQLNNQHKFNILILYSTTRKERDRAREEHTSAVNKMFSRQNEGDDQQGSRYSVIPQIQKVCEVVDGFIYVANAEAHKSPGYRG
- the FBXO4 gene encoding F-box only protein 4 isoform X6; the protein is MAGSEPRSGTSSPPPPFSDWGRLEAAILSGWKTFWQSVSKERVARTTSREEVDEAASTLTRLPIDVQLYILSFLSPHDLCQLGSTNHYWNETVRDPILWRYFLLRDLPSWSSVDWKSLPDLEILKKPISEVTDGAFFDYMAVYRMCCPYTRRASKSSRPMYGAVTSFLHSLIIQNEPRFAMFGPGLEELNTSLVLSLMSSEELCPTAGLPQRQIDGIGSGVNFQLNNQHKFNILILYSTTRKERDRAREEHTSAVNKMFSRQNEGDDQQGSRYSVIPQIQKVCEVVDGFIYVANAEAHKKQQISFLIWPGVYEDK